Part of the Paramisgurnus dabryanus chromosome 21, PD_genome_1.1, whole genome shotgun sequence genome, aaaaaaaatccatattattccctgtgtagggtaggataatatcataaaaattctagactttttaagcactcgtgctaaactgttcgctttaaatgcttatatcttctgtatgcaaatgttgattcataccaaaatgcttttttgcatatttgtgtttgacacatgaaaacgtctcgggttatgtatgtaactgttgttccctgagaagggaacgagacgctgcgtctcccttgccatacttcctgcgtccctgtaacgctgtctttggcaatatttcagatagcgatatacttcctggcttcTGTGTCACCTTGTCTTTTTctttaagcctcaccattggttgaatttgatatacacattcagacacacttacccctggaggcatccccaaagtgtcaccgcagtgacgcagcgcaagttccctcaaaagggaactgtaacaatgtatctttaaaggtaaaacgatgtaaccttgctctcacttgaaatgtgtccccacatttagtccttgaatttgagtgtattggacctggaaagtccttgaaaggtccttgaatttgaaatatACTAAAGTTTGGTAACCCTAAGCTCTGCGTGATTGGTCACCTCATTGATGACAACGATTGTGTGCGTTTCATGTTTTAAACCCACCTTCAGATCCACTAATTATACATTCATGTTTTTATACCATGTAAAAATAGTTAATATACCtcaatatgttatattgtgccatgtaaaaaaagaaaaatgaaaataagctaaataatttttattaatcTATGCTTATGTTTCCTGTTATTTTCAAGCATACAGTATAAAAAGTACCTGAAATATTCAATTAGCGTTTATAAAAAGGAAACACAGtgcacacgtcactacggcaagcaacAGGTGTTCAACTTGACAGCTCCGTCTTTAactcctccctcgactgcaagcagCAAACCTTGTTGATCGGTCTATGCAGAGCCGCATGAACTCGAACACACATAATGTCGATACCTCAAATGTCGCAAAAAATGGTTGGGAAACACTTTTGTAAATAACTTAACAAACACTAaaaccaaaataaaaatatacccatatcaatataaaaattaattataaaattaCAAAATCATAATAGCTGCTTGTTTCTTGCTTTTTACGTGCTTTTTCCAAAAATACCCTTTACATGAATGTGCGAGTATATGCTCTGAACTGTTTGAGCCACGGTCTCTTTTTAAAGTGCTAAAATGTGAATCACTTAtccataaaataatgtattttctgaAATATTCAATGGTATTCTCCTAATTATCTGTTCTATTCGGTGAAAGCACGTTTATTTTAAATTACCGGAGACCTGAGGCCACATATCAGACCTGACTTGATCCCAGCTGAGCTTTAGTTGTAAAAGCTTAGATCAGAAACCAACTCTGGTTGGACATTGGTTTTTCAGATCCAAGAGGACCCTTGAAGACCTTTACTTTAGGAACTTTACACATTTTTCAGGTTGTATATAGATGTCTCGTACATTCacaatttttgggtgaaatttaaatgacagcTGGCAAATCTAAATACTctctcctttaaaaaaaaatgaaacgcAAAAGGTAGATAATTTGTGATATACACAAAAACATGTATGGAAATGGCTTAAGGTCAATTATTTTGTGATACACTAAAATGTATGCGAgaatttgtgtttgttataaGTGACATCATAGCGCACACCATTTTATCGATAAAAGGCCATTTGAATGGAAACAGATTGGAGACATCCAAtttcacaaactttttttacacatatttaCTTGTCGATAACAAAACTGGATGGAAGCATAGCTGTTAAATTTGacaatccattttttttttacttgtgtaAACTATTCCTTTCGGGGTAACAAAATAAAGTCTTATTCTCCATTATTCAAATCCTCATTTGAAATGGttgaatttttatgttgttCTTGTAGttaatgagaccctgggcgagctcaACTCTGTGAACATCAGCTCTCCAGACACGACACAGTGGGTCGTTCATGATCTGGAGGAAGACAACCAGTATAAGTTTTATCTGAGCGCCTGTACACGGGTGGGCTGCGGGTCAGCCGTCAGTGAGGAGGTAGTAACCAGCCCAGAATCACGTGAGTTTGTCCAATGAGCCACAGTAAATCTACTGTCAGTAAATCTACTGTTCTGGTTTCAAATAAGGGTTTGCAAAAACAAATACAGTGAACTAATAAAATTGATTTCATTAAAAAATGATAAAGCAGCGCTTATTAAATTTTGAATTAACTTTTGGCAAGAACTTGAGAAGGGTTAGACTTGGCCTTAAATGCACAACTTGATGCGATCCCAATGGATGGGTTCAGAGTCCTCTTAAATTGATGTGACCCTgactgtgaaaacccagctaaaatcaTTTTCATATATCATCATTATGATATACtgctttctacataaaatacgCCTACATAATGTTAAATCCCatgatgtaaaaatataactttgatatctttactgagtaagatcatgtcaaaaattgaaatcaaaaactgtgatgctcctaatctcatcattagattatgggACTTTTGCCTAGATTGAACCGACAGTCACAAATTCGTACAAATGTCAAGGTTGCTGATTTGTATGAATTGTTCGTAGGCCGTGGTTAATTGTTTAAACTGATCTGTCCTCTTATCAGCCGATGTTTCTCGTGAAGTAGTTATTGTACCTGAACATGCATTTCCAGAAGTTTCTACAATCTCAGCTGAGACTTCAACAGAGAGCTGTATGTATGACATACCGGCGTTTGTAGCTTTATGCAGCTTAGTTGGTAGTGCAGTCTACTTGTTGCCTTTAATTTTTTGAACGCTTGAcacaaaaccaaaatgtgttaGGTTGTgtcccgctctcccctactctTTCATCATTACATAACCCTTTGTTTTGTAGTTTTACTAGGGGAAACTTGGGAGGAGTGTAACAGTTTGTTTTAATGTATGTACCTTACTAATGTGTAgtgtacatttttaatatttgatATAATCCACGACAAAGTCTAATATAAATGATGTACTGTTGCAATGTAAACATCTGtgttaacctcctaagacctggtgtAACATTTtctgttgtttgcaccataatacttaattctgtgtaactggaacctgttgtggacacacacactgtacacactgcttcatgttcaaaaaaaatttttttttggttattatatttattggttcttcctaaccagtgacttcttttttcgagggcgtcGATGctaagttcgtcacaacatgtatgtagcccatcatgtttgtggttcataatttcaaaatatgtgtttggcacatcgggtgatcctatgtgcatcacgtgtcttgtcaaaataagtgtctgctgcagacgcgtctaaagggtttatgataaaagaaacgcTCGCGTTTGctagatactcgcataatctcatgcgtaatcagagtttactgttaaggtagtgtcttgcgtgtattttgtgaacgtgagcgtgtcttttatcataaacggtttgacggatgtgcagcaggcacttattttgacaagacacaagAAACACCCCTGACACTCcgaacaaatattttgaatttgcacccctcggaagagcagtcaccagccgccactgttcctaaccccaaaaaatctaaaatgcaagccgAACTAATGCTCGGGTCTAAGGAGGTTAAATTATGTCAAAAGCATGGTGATCATACCATAGTGATGTTGCCATGTTAGTTAAATTGATGATGTTTATGTATAATTCACACTGTTTAACAACACTCCCTAGTCTCTCCCTATCAGAACTATGCCAGATAAAGCATTATAATGACTATTAACAGTTTAGAGAATCCATGTTGTTGTAACATTAGTCATACtaataaaaatgtctgtagTTTTAGCACTTTGGCATTAATTATTTAGCCATTAAAAGCAGTGTGGCATAaagtacatacagtatgtaagctGTGTAAGCAATGCTAAAAAAGACCCTAGTGCTCTGTAatagagtgccgcagggatgacgtatttttgtaggccaatcCGGAAGTAAGTGAGATACTGGTTCCCTCGCaaaaagtcattcattttcacagatgaatacaaatgtaatacattttaaagtgtaaatgcatttactagaaTTATAAAAAGTCGAATTTTGACTAAATTCAAAAGTTGTGTTCAAAACATGTgagtgtcataaacttttgttaaataCAGAGGTTAtttttgcgataatccaaagtctgtggaaaaaatacatttgcttTTTTGTGAGGGAACCAGtatcccaataactaccgggttagcctacaaaaatatgtAATCTCTGCGGCACTCTATACTCTTACACACTGACAGCTCTTGTTCATTGTCATCACCTTGACTTCTGCTAGCATTTACTTTgtcttttaaaaagtttttctgCAAATCAATAACCCTGCCCCTAAACCCCTCTTGCATCTGCCAGGAACAATTTATTCAAGCAGCTGTGAACTCGTAGTGCTATgaacaaatacaaatataagaTTCAGTGAGTGTCAACGCTAGACAGTTGAGAATTTTATTGCAGTTTTGGTTACTGGACAAAGGCTGGATATATACAGGAGGTAActgttttttcttgaaaattgaTTGGTGACCAAAATTTTTTTTCTACTAacataacaaaaaatgtaagcattgcattattattaataaagcaTAGGATAAATAGGAAACATTTTGGTATTTCTAAATGCTTTCATTCTCTTGGCAGCCCATAAAACAAATTTTGGTAGGCACAAATCAAATTTATGTCTATTGAAAGTAAGCCTAGTGTGGgtgatttattttttacctTGCAACTTTTACAACTGCTAGGCGCCAAATGAATTTGCATCAAAATATTGATTTGACAACAAAAGACTGTCTCCTCCATTTAAGCCTTTTAGTGTCCCAATTCTGAACAACTATATGGTCAGTtgctttttatttcatttacatttttttttttttttttgcttgccATGATCCTTTTGGAACAGACAGGTTTTTTTAACGTTGAACCAAACACTGAAGTGAATTTCATTATTTACATAGTTTAGTTGTATTTCTTTGATCTATCATAGATGATCAATCAAAATTGTAACCATTTAATAATGCAATGAGATCATTAATGCAATAATGCAGCTTGTATAGTAGTTGGCACAAAGACTTCAGACAtattaaatatacattaaaTAGGTTTTAAGTTATAATATATCTACAGGGTAATGCATGAGGTCTGAAATCTCTCTTTTTTTTGCAGGgtattctttctctttcacctCATCTAATACAGACACTCCTTCTGTTCATGAATCTTTTCCTACCTTAGGTATCCATTCATTCATCTCCTTACAATTATCTTCATTGCTTTATATTTCAACATTCTTATCCCTggataaaataaacatttaaagtcaacatgaaatcCCTTCTATTTGTAAATGCATCCCCAGTGTATATTCAGTATATGCAAAGTTTCACAACCAGTGGGGGATAAAAAAGAAGGATATTATCATAGGTTTTTGGTCTCATTGAATATCCTGCCACATTTTTAGCAAtgtttcatggtgactttaagaATGTTTTCATCTTGAAGTATCACGGTATCGTTTCAATATCCTGCTGTTACTTTGATGGTTAAAGGGCTGTACTGGGTTTCTTCAGTGGTCACTAAACTTCTTTATCTCtatcttttctatcatttgttCCCCCTCCTCTCTCTCAGTTGTGCTCAACGTTTCAAATTTTGTAAGTGACACCTTTGCGAGAATCCACTGGAGTACCAGAGGAGGCTCTGATTCAGAGCTCTTTGTTGCCATAATGAACGACCGTAAGAAATTCCTTCTATTTGAGCATTCAACACAATAATGTTTAACACATTAAACTTAACCGTGTGCAGTATTTGTAGTGTTTAATACACTGCATGGCCAAAAGTATGTACACACCCCCTTCTAAATATCAAATTAGGTCACTTAATGTCAGTGTACATAAGTGTTAAAGATAGTCTGTAAATTTTGTGCCACAAAGCAGaattacacaaaataatgatTGTTTCCAAACAAGGACCAAACCTGCAGTGATTAAATAAcagtaattataataatatgaaaataaaataggaaattgtttgattaaacaaatacaattatttaaaaaataataatttttacacattttaattttcctaaattaattatttgtattaccttttaatattaaaatgatgttctttgtatatttttttctcttttttatatattatattatattatatattttgttgcatttagttatttttatatttattttcacataaatattaaaatatttacataaataaacacaaaaatcaaGTTTAAATaatctaaaaacaaacaataataattacattttataaaaaaaatgtaggtctacaggtaattttttaagtatttatatttgtttaattacatcatttatttcctttatttacctttatttatcataattttttataatttattaaaatatatatttttgttactttatgCTTTATTTcctttattgttattttttatttatttgaataatTAGAGGTTTGGTCTCACTTATAaacttaactcattccctgccagcatttttttttaagttggccACCAacatttttcacaaaatgccttacaggaaaattatcttctataaatatataaacatacaaatatatcaaatgaaagaacagatcctctgctttcaaacaaaccaacaaaacaagaaaaacgtttcatcctatcttaatttttttattctctgtttttaaacttagcaaaaagctgaaataattgaatttttgagaaGGAATTTGGTTAGAGATAagggccgggtttcccaaaaggctaagtagatcgtaaaaacgatcgtacgaatcatcttagaattacgggccgtttcccaaaagcttcgtaaCTTACAGTAAGTAGCACTTGAAAAACATtgtagatctacgagtgctctggagtaatGGTTAattcataagtgcatcgtaagacaacagtgttacaaggtcacctgcaggacaaccagcaaattgcattCCTGCAATGACGatgatgtaatgttttaaatgtatatttatttattgggttattttttgtttatttgtttaaattgcttttatataatatatttaaaattcaaatgatCAAATTTAAATTACTTACATAAATTGATAAAGAAGGAAAACATATTTGGTACAACTGTGGTAAAAGTTGGTCCTAGCgaattgataaatggttcctaccaattgctgcAATAATTcatctacagtaaaaaaaattttttgaaaGGAAATGTcatctgattaaagaaaccaaagaaatatttatgatatttaatgcaataatccataataataaataaacatagatagtaaacaacaaataataataataatttaaactataatataaaatgcagaaggcatttcGCAGTGGGacggacgagtcctaactaaatacggaaaataatatttcattatacacaaattattaaaacataattgaacaataatgaaaaaatattataaaaaatattcgGTTGAAGATCATtggcctaaacaagcttctgctacaaattcgagtaattctattggtgacatttcagcacttgacaaacgtATAGCGACTTGTAAATAGCAggtaaaacccagctgcgaacGATCGTTTTACGTacatctttgggaaacgcacataaatgaacaacgaatgttcgttaagtTGCTCGTACAAATGCTCTTAAGTCCTTAGTTCAATCGTTATCAGGAAACCCAGCCCgaaacgattatcaaaacacacTTGGAGTGtaaaatttataaatatttttttgcttcagtttttttataaattgggtgaccatctagtggacaatcacggtattacagattaccataaaatcTCATCAGgaccaaatacatttttatgcaaatgttttctcttaatttatgagataaaaaaatcaatggtggggaatgagttaaaagaTTGCCATTGGTCAAGCTAACATTAAGTTCAGCCCAGCCCCTTCAGCTTTAAGTGGATTGTTCTACCAAAAATGTCTCTCTGAATactgtcataattttttttcactttcatgttgttataaacctgcatacatttttttgctctgataaacacgaaggaagacattttgagaaatgtttgtaaccaaaccgatcagagccCCCCCATTGACTTCCAGAGTAGAAGAAAAGAATACtctggaagtcaatggggcctcggATCGGTTTGgtttttcctttgtgtttatcagaacaaagacattaaaACAGGTTTGTAAAGGATAagaaaatattcatttttggatgaactatccctttaacgctACCACATGAAATGAGGGAAAACTGAGCTTTTCAAACTGTATGGCAACAGTTTGGGAAGGGAGTGCCAATGGCGCTGTGCAAAACGTTTGTCATTCAGGCAGAAAGCCTTGCTAGAAGACTACAACAGTTTGAATAAACCCTACTGTGTTGTTGTCCATATACTTTTGGCTATACAGTGTAATGTACTTTGTTAACTTTTCTAAACTTTTCTAAACATTTCGCTTGGCACTATCTTGGGTTTTACTGCTCTGGCTGCTGTGTTGTAAGTACTTGTAAATGCGGTTATTCCTTCAGGTGGTGGTGTCTGGCAGATTTCAGAAGCTGTAAACACATCTAAAGGTTTTCACCTCATTGAAGGGCTCAGCCCAGGAACTGTATACAAGGTTCGCCTGCTGGCTTCACGCAGGGTTGATGACTTTAGTATTTTTGAGGATGTTTTCAAGACCAGGAAAGGTGAGAAGTTACAGCAGGTCAATAGCAACGGAGGTTGACATAGTATCTAAAATCTCATCTCATTACCTTACATTTTATATCAAAACTTCCTTATTATAAAGTCAACAAAAAGGACGACTttcaaaaacgcttttaaaggTTTGTTCATTTCCACACTCATGATGCTCTTCaacataaagttttttttgggAGTTCTGGCTGTCACatcaaaataatgcaataatgcAAAAACGGCATTTGGGGAAATAATGATCATCATCAtcttatttactaatttttaatattaaattgatATGAATTGTACATTTCTGTGATTTTTCCTTGCAGTTTATAGTAGGAATGTACCGGCATCCCAGCAGTGGCTTGTGGGAATTATGTGTGTGATGGCGTTGCTAACTCTGCTCGCCCTCATCGCCTGTTTCGTGTTCAAGAAAAAAGCCGGCAAGTACCCAGGTAAGACACAAATAGCTTCAAAGGTCACAGCGAGCTCCCATGGCTATGTGTATTTAAGGGCACCATTCGCCTGAGCTCTCGACACTCTGTGGTCACAAAGTTTTGACCTTAGCATGGTGCTTTTGTTTAGCTTTCATGTTGTGAGGTTCTGTCATCACCTGTTGTTACCGCCTAAGGTCAGTTTCACGCATCCTGCCCTCATGTCTAGTGACTGCAGCATGACACAGATGTGGCTCGATTCGCTTGTTACTATTAAATATTTGCTCTAAAAACAGCGACAAAATATGATTTCGGAAGTGGGTCATTGAAAATCATTTCTAAGTTGATCATCATCTAATAACTTTAAATGCAGTGATAGCCAAATGCTATAGCATGGTATAAATAACATTGGTGACAAAATGAGTACAAACTGTGCGTGTCAGAGACGCAGGATATGTAAAACAGGCCTAGGGCCAAATGTAATATCCAAATGCACAGAATAGTCACCATAATGCTCATACGCATATACAGTAAGTGGGATCCAAATGTCTCATCCCTGCAAGCAATAACCGTCTTTTCACAGTCTGTGTTTCTCAACCAGGGGGCCGGGGCCCACAGGGGACCTTAAGGTGACttaaaattattcaaaataagataaaacaagcattaaaatgagcaaaaatatttgatatttttggccattttaggAGCGAATGTACACCTGTCTTGTCATTCCAAGCTTTAGTATTTGGAAAAATTGGCTAtaaatattgttgtgggcaacAAGGGGCCTTTGAAGTGAAAAAGGTTCAAAACCACTggtctaggttaactatagacccgaCGATATAGTCAGGGTATGAGTAAAACACTTCTagacaaaaaaagttaaatttggttacatgtcgtttttgccaaaataactttaGATGTATGATATATAATATGATATTCCGTCACGTAAGCAAAGTCAACGGTGTTTACAAGgtgtttgttttcatttgtttatttttgggctatggtCAGACGTCTATtatattttcactgacagcccaaattttgcctgGTTATGTTTGGACGGCTATTAAACATCTTTTAAACACGAAACTGCTTGCTGGGATACAAGGAGGgggtgggactcattttcagccctggagtttcatgccttagaccggcccactttagttcatgaTTGACTAGATTAAAGTAATATCATTAAATCCTCAGTATAAGTCTGTAATAGTGCACTGTTCTCTGCAGGTttgcaattcattgtatttttcaaatatataatttcCAATTCAGTGCAGATACAGTACCCTAAACAATGTTtgatcgtgcagccctaccatgaagtattttaatattattcaagtaaacttattcaaaaactactgaaatgaaacaaatgtgtttgtgttttcgcCTATATTTCcatttttaactcattccccgacaccttttttttaaaagttgccgcaagcattaaataaatatatatacatatataaaaatacaaatatatcaaatgaaagaacagaccctctgcttttaaacaaacaaacaaaacggtaaaaaacgttcatatcttaatttgttctgtttttataacctcttaaatatggataggtttcaaaaataccaaattttgagcaaaaagctcaGAGAAATGAATTTTGTTAgatatcagattcagaacgatgatcaaaacatacacagagtttaaaataaatcaaattagtttttgcttcagttatttataaattgggtaagagtgccatctagtggataatagaggaattacagattactgtaaaaactcatcaggaaagcatcattggcagggaaatgttttctcttaaatgacGAGATAATTCATCAATGGcgagaaaaaaaaatggtggGTCTTGAGATAACCCCTGATATACAATATACAAGACagatttatcaagtatgcaGGGGAAACAGATGGAAAAAATTAAATGCTTACcttaattttttatcattactGAGATCATGTATATTCCCAAATAATCTAAGGTAAGCCTACTTTGTGTCAAAAGAACAAACATATATTAGACTTTCAAATTTGCGTTTTACTTGAGAAAACATCTTATCCATATCAAACTTACTTTTTTCCAATAAACTgatgagttttgcatcaaatagatTTAATTAGGAATTCTCACGGTCTTCCCGATTAGCCAATTCCTGCCTGCTGGTATACCACTAGTAAAAGTGCTACATtatgcatattttaaaatactaatttaaatatttatcatAACCAGTTACACATTAAAATGAACAGGATTTTTCTGGATTTCTTGATGTTAGTACTATACTGCACGTGTCCCTTACGCTGTGATAGCAGCATGCACTCGAGCGGGTGCAGACTTCACAGGTTTGCAAAACCTGATGATCCGTGTTATCCCAGCATGATCTGATAAGGTTTCAAAGGGCATATGAACGCTTCAATGGAAGAAAGAAAATCTGACCTTTTGATCAGAGTTAACATGGTCAATGTCACAAATTTGCCTCCCTTTAACCTACAGTAGAAATAGTTTAGAAactatttttactttttcaaatgactAAAGTTCCTTTTTAATGTCAAATGAATGGCCATTTGAAATGAAATACCACTCTGACTGTTAGCAATGCTACCTTGCCCAGCTATAAAGAATAAACACTTTTCTTTGAGCCATTCATCAGTTTCTCATCTAAAGCCATTCAAAGCATTTTTCTAAAAGGCGGTCGGTGTCCTTGATTTGCGTCTTCAGTACAGAACAAAAtggaaatattttataaaatccttCTAGTTTTGACTGCACAAATGTAGTGTCTTAGTGATATATTCACTGTTTATTCAGCATTGGCTTGAAACTGCATGCAGGTAGACATCAATATTATCTGTTATGAATAGCATTATTATGTACAGGGAGGTTTTAATcattttacactttaaaaatactgCGGAAATAAGTACTCCACTATATTCAAACACATCATAAATCCTATTTTAAAAGtgttctgtctgtcttttgtcATTGCAGTAAAGGAAAAGGAGAACATTCCGGCTGATCCAGAATCTTGCGGCATGAACGAGGATGCTCCATGCGACTGCAGGTCAGAGAGACTCAGTGATAGCTCAGTTTTAGATCTTAATGCAAGTTCTTTATCCGAGTGATTTTCAATGACTTCATCTCCTAATGCCTTTCTCTCCTGCATACAAACCTTACATACATGACACTTACCTGGAGCCACATAATGAAAAAACCTAAGATTACAGATAGAGGTACTGAAGGACTAGATGGCTGTTTAGTCACTGTAAAGTTTATAGTGTAGCTGTTTGTGTTGTTAGTTGTGTTGAGTACTGAATTTAGCATGtagtatgtttgtaaaaacccaacttaaataatatttttgtgattcactgttttcttcataaaatcattagtgaaaatataaccttgatatcttcaaaggaatattccactttcataaaaaaatctgataatttactcgcccctatgtcatccaagatgttaatgtctttctttattaagTTGAGAAATTAAGATTTTGGTTCCTAAACgcaataaatgccattttttttaaatagttaacGCCAAAAttagtattatatcaggtcagtattaaaaggtgaattctttatttttacgcaaaatacaatatcaggcgttttattctgtcatcttttcccCTTTTTTCCAAACTGCGAGAAACGCCAGTCCttcttctctgcagaatgcaataaatccgctcaaccaattacagcgcaccattctacgcattgtaaacaataatggcggtgCTTTCAATACACACAGAATAcaattttcctcatctactttgtccttcgtgatcaacaaacaaaccatTTTGATGCCATTGCTAAACCTGTggtggggaagaaacgtaagccatcaaaatcaaataatttacatgagaggcactcgggcgaaggaaaaatgccggctgttgcttgttctcccgacagcatcaagcttctgtcatgctaacacactgaCCTCAGGTGATCTTATAAAAAACTTTACATAATATTACTcgaagtaaaaaaaaacccagataatttactcaccaccatgtcatccaaaatgttgatgtctttctttgttcagtccagaagaaattatgttttttgaggaaaacattccaggatttttctcattttaatggactttaatagagcccaacacttaacacttactgtaacagtttttttcaatggagtttcaaaggactttaaatgatcccaaatgaggAATAAGGGTCTTGTCTAgccaaacgattgtcatttttgacaagaaaaaaaaatgcacttttaaaccacaacttctcttcttcctccgacTGTGTGACAAGCCGGCGCGACCTCACAttatgcgtagtgacgtaggcaggtcacgtgttacatatatgaaacgcacatttgcggaccctTGTAAActataaactgacacaaagacattcatttgtatcattcgacatacaacaacgtcagaacggtcctctt contains:
- the LOC141281359 gene encoding neuronal cell adhesion molecule-like produces the protein MGLLPRLNRQSQIPDVSREVVIVPEHAFPEVSTISAETSTESWYSFSFTSSNTDTPSVHESFPTLVVLNVSNFVSDTFARIHWSTRGGSDSELFVAIMNDRGGVWQISEAVNTSKGFHLIEGLSPGTVYKVRLLASRRVDDFSIFEDVFKTRKGEKLQQVNSNGG